The proteins below come from a single Prochlorococcus marinus str. MIT 9215 genomic window:
- the cobJ gene encoding precorrin-3B C(17)-methyltransferase gives MKGIAIGLSNTSKEILKRLKETEFVKEIYVAGSTYAKTKDKDSIPQIKPKKLLKEKWEGTDFIIFIGSIGASIRLINSFLTSKDKDPGVIVMDKKGSKVLPIIGSHQSNTQKIAFQISELFSGEIIETNNSNDQNYLNLDSFGNEWGWKRSGAIKSWSKLVIKQAKNQEIFCKQLAGNSLWKISESAEIINQLFEKETENPDSTFHVSIFENHKMTWHPPVLWVGIGCERNTSKELIVHSLKNLLESGNLSHHSIAGFATIDIKKDEKGILELGEENKLPIKFFTKEDLSKIIVPNPSILVQKSIGSPSVAEASCLLAAGEESKLLEEKRIFTNQSGAVTIAVAESKNQYNPTHGEIHIVGSGPGDISFLTNNSRKALSRCTVWIGYKMYLDLIKPLKRSDQVLVGSELTQEKERCIKAIKLAEEGIKVALISSGESGFYGMAGLLLELLQKIKKEYRPYFEVHPGISSVQLAAALSGAPLMNDFCSISLSDKLTPWSLIKKRMEGALLGDFVIALFNPQSIERNWQLKSVIDQCLKSRPGNTPVLIARQVGRENQSKRFFTLNNIPIKEIDMLTIIIIGNSQTTLVDEIFLTPRGYLQN, from the coding sequence TTGAAAGGAATTGCGATAGGTTTATCTAATACTTCAAAAGAAATCTTAAAAAGGCTCAAAGAAACCGAATTTGTTAAAGAAATTTATGTTGCGGGTTCAACTTATGCAAAAACAAAAGATAAGGACTCAATACCCCAAATCAAACCTAAAAAACTTCTCAAAGAAAAATGGGAAGGAACCGACTTTATCATATTCATTGGTTCAATTGGAGCATCTATTAGATTAATAAATTCTTTTTTAACAAGCAAAGATAAGGACCCAGGAGTAATTGTAATGGATAAAAAAGGCTCCAAAGTTTTACCTATTATTGGCTCACATCAATCAAATACTCAAAAAATTGCATTTCAAATTTCTGAATTATTTAGCGGTGAAATAATAGAAACTAATAATTCAAATGATCAAAACTACCTGAATCTTGATTCGTTTGGCAATGAATGGGGTTGGAAAAGATCCGGCGCAATCAAGAGCTGGTCTAAACTTGTAATAAAACAAGCTAAGAACCAAGAAATATTCTGCAAACAATTAGCTGGTAATAGTTTATGGAAAATTTCAGAATCAGCTGAGATTATTAATCAACTTTTTGAAAAGGAAACTGAAAATCCAGATTCAACATTTCATGTGAGTATTTTCGAAAATCATAAAATGACGTGGCATCCACCAGTATTATGGGTTGGAATTGGTTGTGAGAGAAATACAAGCAAAGAATTAATAGTACATTCTTTAAAAAATCTTTTGGAGTCAGGAAATTTATCACACCATTCAATTGCGGGATTCGCAACTATTGATATCAAAAAAGATGAGAAAGGAATTTTAGAACTTGGTGAAGAAAATAAATTGCCTATAAAGTTTTTTACGAAAGAAGATCTTTCAAAAATAATTGTTCCAAATCCATCAATTTTAGTGCAAAAGAGTATTGGCTCACCTTCTGTAGCAGAAGCCTCTTGCTTGCTGGCAGCAGGAGAAGAATCAAAATTATTAGAAGAAAAAAGAATTTTTACAAATCAATCTGGGGCAGTAACTATAGCTGTAGCAGAATCAAAAAATCAATATAATCCAACCCATGGAGAAATTCATATTGTTGGAAGTGGGCCTGGTGATATCTCATTCCTAACCAATAACTCAAGAAAAGCACTTTCAAGATGTACTGTCTGGATTGGATACAAAATGTATTTAGATTTAATTAAACCCTTAAAAAGGAGTGACCAAGTTTTAGTTGGAAGTGAACTTACTCAGGAAAAAGAAAGATGCATTAAAGCAATTAAACTGGCAGAAGAAGGAATAAAAGTAGCTTTAATTTCGTCAGGTGAATCCGGATTCTACGGAATGGCTGGTTTACTTTTGGAGTTACTTCAAAAAATCAAAAAAGAATATAGACCTTACTTTGAAGTGCATCCTGGCATAAGTAGTGTGCAATTAGCAGCTGCTCTTAGTGGGGCACCATTAATGAACGACTTTTGTTCAATAAGCTTAAGTGATAAGTTAACTCCATGGTCTTTAATAAAAAAAAGAATGGAAGGAGCTCTTCTCGGTGACTTTGTTATAGCTTTATTTAATCCTCAGTCAATTGAGAGAAATTGGCAGCTAAAAAGTGTGATTGATCAATGTTTAAAATCTAGACCAGGTAATACCCCCGTTTTAATAGCTAGACAAGTAGGTAGAGAAAATCAATCAAAAAGATTTTTTACTTTAAATAATATCCCTATTAAAGAAATAGATATGTTGACAATAATAATTATTGGGAATTCTCAAACCACATTAGTAGATGAAATATTTCTTACCCCAAGAGGATATTTACAAAACTAA
- the psaA gene encoding photosystem I core protein PsaA: MTISPPESGEKNKKILESPVKADPKPIDFAKLDKPGFWSSKLSKGPKTTTWIWNLHADAHDFDVHAGDAEEATRKIFSAHFGHLAVIFIWMSAAFFHGARFSNYTGWLADPTHVKPGAQQVWAIVGQEMLNGDLGANYNGIQISSGIFQMWRAWGITNESELMALAIGAVVMAALMLHAGIFHYHKAAPKMEWFQDVESMMNHHLAGLLGLGSLAWAGHIIHIGAPTAALLDAIDAGSPLTLDGKLISSVADLPMPHELCNPAVVSQIFPGLAARSAENFFTGNWWAFSDFLTFKGGLNPVTGSLWMTDIAHHHVAIAVLFIIAGHMYRTNYGIGHSMKEILDAHQGDPILFPAPKGHQGLFEFMAESRHAQLSVNLAMLGSLSIIISHHMYAMPPYPYMAIDYMTVLGTFTHHMWIGALFIVGAGAHAAIAMVRDYDPAKNIGNVLDRILKARDALISHLNWVCMWLGFHSFGLYIHNDTMRALGRPQDMFSDKAIQLQPVFAQWVQNIQSSGIGTTLLEGNGVSQVFNGDTITIGGKIAMKAIPLGTADLMIHHIHAFQIHVCVLILLKGVLYSRNSRLIPDKASLGFRFPCDGPGRGGTCQVSAWDHVFLGLFWMYNCISIVIFHFSWKMQSDVWGLTGGNFAQSSITINGWLRDFLWAQASQVLTSYGQSISMYGLMFLGAHFIWAFSLMFLFSGRGYWQELFESIVWAHNKLKVAPTIQPRALSITQGRAVGVTHFLVGGIATTWAFFHARLFGLG, translated from the coding sequence ATGACCATCAGCCCACCAGAAAGTGGAGAAAAAAACAAGAAGATTTTGGAATCACCAGTCAAGGCTGATCCAAAACCAATTGATTTTGCCAAATTAGATAAACCAGGCTTCTGGTCAAGTAAATTATCCAAGGGACCAAAAACTACTACTTGGATATGGAACTTACATGCAGATGCTCATGATTTTGATGTTCATGCTGGAGATGCAGAAGAAGCTACAAGGAAAATATTTTCAGCCCATTTTGGACACTTAGCTGTAATTTTTATATGGATGAGTGCCGCATTTTTTCATGGTGCTAGATTTTCAAACTACACAGGTTGGTTAGCTGATCCAACACACGTTAAACCTGGCGCTCAACAAGTTTGGGCGATTGTTGGTCAAGAAATGCTCAATGGAGATCTTGGTGCAAACTACAACGGAATTCAAATAAGCTCAGGGATATTTCAAATGTGGAGAGCTTGGGGCATAACAAATGAATCAGAACTAATGGCTTTGGCTATTGGAGCTGTAGTCATGGCTGCGTTAATGCTTCACGCTGGTATATTCCACTATCACAAAGCAGCTCCGAAAATGGAATGGTTCCAAGATGTTGAGTCTATGATGAACCATCACCTAGCTGGCCTTTTAGGATTAGGCTCTTTAGCTTGGGCTGGTCACATAATTCACATAGGCGCACCAACAGCTGCTCTCTTAGATGCGATTGATGCGGGTTCACCACTAACCTTAGATGGGAAGCTAATATCATCCGTTGCTGACTTACCCATGCCTCATGAATTATGTAATCCAGCTGTAGTAAGTCAAATATTTCCTGGCTTAGCCGCTAGGTCAGCTGAAAACTTCTTTACTGGTAACTGGTGGGCATTCTCTGATTTTCTTACATTTAAAGGTGGATTAAACCCAGTAACTGGAAGTTTATGGATGACAGATATAGCTCATCATCATGTCGCAATAGCAGTTCTATTTATCATTGCAGGTCATATGTATAGAACTAATTATGGGATTGGCCATAGTATGAAAGAAATATTAGATGCACATCAAGGAGATCCAATACTATTTCCAGCTCCAAAAGGTCATCAAGGACTTTTTGAATTTATGGCAGAAAGTAGACATGCTCAGTTATCTGTCAACCTAGCAATGCTTGGCTCTTTATCAATAATAATCTCTCACCATATGTATGCTATGCCTCCTTATCCATACATGGCAATAGATTACATGACTGTTTTGGGTACTTTCACACATCATATGTGGATTGGTGCTTTGTTCATAGTTGGAGCAGGTGCACATGCTGCTATTGCTATGGTTAGAGACTACGATCCTGCGAAAAATATAGGTAATGTTTTAGATAGAATATTAAAAGCAAGGGATGCTTTAATCAGTCACTTAAATTGGGTTTGTATGTGGTTAGGCTTTCACAGTTTTGGACTTTATATTCACAACGATACAATGAGAGCCTTAGGAAGACCTCAAGATATGTTTAGTGATAAAGCAATTCAATTACAACCTGTCTTCGCGCAGTGGGTACAAAATATACAATCTTCAGGAATCGGTACGACACTCCTTGAAGGGAATGGAGTAAGTCAAGTATTTAATGGGGACACTATCACTATTGGTGGAAAAATTGCAATGAAAGCGATACCACTTGGAACTGCTGACTTAATGATCCATCACATACATGCATTCCAGATACATGTTTGTGTTTTAATTCTTCTTAAGGGTGTTCTATATTCAAGAAATTCTCGTCTAATTCCTGATAAAGCTTCTCTAGGTTTCAGATTCCCTTGTGATGGTCCAGGAAGAGGAGGTACTTGTCAGGTTTCTGCATGGGACCATGTATTTCTTGGCCTATTCTGGATGTATAACTGTATTTCAATAGTTATATTCCATTTCTCTTGGAAAATGCAAAGTGATGTATGGGGACTTACTGGAGGTAATTTCGCTCAAAGCTCAATAACTATAAATGGATGGCTTAGAGACTTCTTATGGGCACAAGCTTCTCAGGTTTTGACAAGCTATGGTCAATCAATCAGTATGTACGGTTTAATGTTTTTAGGAGCACACTTTA
- a CDS encoding TIGR01548 family HAD-type hydrolase — translation MKNIGLILFDIDGVIRSVENSYRLSLIKTVYKYSGWEPSYQDIDNAKNEGIWNNDWDLSLEFIERFKKKGNLNLEIPPREEIVKCFEEFYFGGDPSKDSKYWSGYIKNEELLVDKKFFDLLESNGIIWGFVSGAESASAKFVLEKRLGLKSPPLIAMGDAPDKPDPQGFINLSKKLIGNQLGESNIPIAYVGDTIADINTVINARKQIPSQKFISIGIAPPHLHLNSRLKERYSYETNLRNAGADLILNSIYELQEIALDLF, via the coding sequence TTGAAAAATATTGGTTTAATTTTATTTGACATTGATGGTGTAATTCGCAGCGTAGAGAATAGCTACAGACTTTCATTAATAAAAACAGTCTACAAGTATTCAGGATGGGAGCCTAGTTATCAAGATATCGACAATGCGAAAAATGAAGGGATCTGGAATAATGACTGGGATTTAAGTTTAGAATTTATAGAAAGATTTAAAAAAAAAGGGAACTTAAACCTTGAAATACCTCCAAGAGAGGAAATAGTTAAATGTTTTGAAGAATTTTACTTTGGAGGAGATCCAAGTAAAGATAGCAAATATTGGTCTGGATACATAAAAAATGAGGAGTTATTGGTTGATAAAAAGTTTTTTGATTTATTAGAAAGCAATGGAATAATTTGGGGTTTTGTGAGTGGTGCAGAGTCTGCCTCTGCAAAATTTGTTTTAGAAAAAAGACTTGGACTAAAATCACCCCCATTAATAGCTATGGGAGATGCGCCTGACAAGCCTGATCCTCAGGGTTTTATTAACTTATCAAAAAAGCTTATTGGGAATCAACTTGGCGAATCAAATATTCCCATTGCATATGTAGGAGATACTATTGCAGATATAAATACAGTTATAAACGCTAGAAAGCAAATACCATCTCAGAAATTCATAAGTATAGGAATAGCTCCCCCTCATTTACATTTAAATTCTCGATTAAAAGAACGTTATTCTTATGAAACAAATCTTAGAAATGCAGGTGCAGACTTGATTTTAAATTCTATTTATGAACTTCAGGAGATTGCTCTTGACTTGTTTTAA